A genomic region of Sander vitreus isolate 19-12246 chromosome 11, sanVit1, whole genome shotgun sequence contains the following coding sequences:
- the LOC144525527 gene encoding LOW QUALITY PROTEIN: olfactory receptor 56A4-like (The sequence of the model RefSeq protein was modified relative to this genomic sequence to represent the inferred CDS: inserted 2 bases in 1 codon), with amino-acid sequence MNSNNSLNPVYFQFTLFADFGPLRYLFFSLCLLLYMTIVSANIVIILTICLEKSLHQPMYIFICCLSFNSLYGSAGFFPRFLMDILSDTHLISRPLCFIQIYVIYTYASCEQTILSIMAYDRFVAICQPLHYHSKITFKMVTHLVIFAVLYPAFAXLGFCLFLTVRLTLCGYKLNRLFCSNWPVVQLSCAETTLNNIVGQFILMTTVFIPLFFVLYTYLRILLVCRRSSSEFRGKALQTCLPHIVTFMTYSFSVFCELSLTRFEADKMNPIVTVVLSLEYLMIPPINNPLVYGLNLPQIKKVIFRFLKKIHAAKM; translated from the exons ATGAACAGCAACAACAGCCTGAATCCTGTGTATTTTCAGTTCACTCTGTTTGCAGACTTTGGGCCCCTCAGATATCTGTTCTTCAGTCTGTGTCTGTTGCTCTACATGACTATTGTCTCTGCTAACATTGTCATTATTCTGACAATCTGTCTGGAGAAGTCTCTGCATCAGCCCATGTATATTTTTAtctgctgtctgtcttttaactcTCTGTACGGCTCAGCCGGCTTCTTCCCCAGGTTTCTGATGGACATTCTGTCTGACACTCATTTGATCTCACGACCATTATGTTTTATTCAGATATATGTTATTTACACCTATGCATCATGTGAGCAGACTATTCTGAGCATCATGGCCTATGATAGATTTGTTGCTATTTGCCAGCCTTTACACTATCAcagtaaaattacatttaagatGGTAACACATCTTGTGATTTTTGCTGTGCTCTATCCTGCATTTGC ATTGGGTTTCTGTCTCTTCCTTACTGTCCGATTAACATTGTGTGGATATAAACTGAATCGGCTTTTCTGTTCTAACTGGCCTGTGGTTCAGCTCTCCTGTGCGGAGACAACTCTGAACAACATAGTAGGTCAGTTTATCTTGATGACAACCGTCTTCATCCCCCTGTTCTTTGTCCTGTACACCTATCTACGTATTCTGCTTGTTTGCAGGAGAAGCTCGTCTGAATTCAGAGGAAAGGCGTTACAGACCTGCCTGCCTCACATCGTGACATTCATGACCTATTCTTTCTCCGTCTTCTGTGAGCTGTCATTGACTCGATTTGAGGCTGATAAAATGAATCCTATCGTCACAGTTGTTTTATCTTTAGAGTATTTGATGATCCCCCCCATTAATAACCCTCTAGTTTACGGCCTGAATTTACCTCAAatcaaaaaagtgatttttagATTTTTGAAGAAGATTCATGctgcaaaaatgtaa